The genomic region TCGCCTGGTACCACTTACCGTTCTGCTCCACCCAACGCACATGACTCGGGTCTCCGTTGAAGCCCTCTCCGGTGACTCGAAACCGGTATGCCTCTTGCATCGTCCACGCAGGCTGTACCCCCCACCCGTTAGCCGGCGGAGGGGCGATTTCCTGCAGCCCGGAGGTTCCACCGACCACAGGCGGTTCAATGTCTCTGTGCCACGGCTTCGGCGGTGCGACTCCGACCGGCGGTCCACCGTCTGGACCCGGCGGGTAGGCCTGGCCGAGCACCCATCGACCGCCACCCGGGGCGGAATCGTTCGGAGGCGGCGGATCGAACGGATACCGCCAGGGCTCATCGCCCTCGGCGCGGCTCGGCTCCTCCTCTTGCGTTCCCTCGTGGTCACCGGCGCCCTGAGGGAAACCGCCGAAACCAGCGCCCAGGAACTGGTATTCGTCCTTGATGCCGTTGATCCTGCCGGCGATCGACCTCATATCGGAGTCGGACCGCTGGATGACCTCGCTCAGCTCGGTGGCGCCGCGGCTCACCACCGAGAGCAGGACACGCTCTCGATTGGCTCCCGGAGGGACGCTGGCCGCCGTGTCGTGCACCCACTGCCGGATCGCGTCGAGGTTCTGCCTGCCCGCGATGACCACCTGAGCCGACCGGTCGACTTCGGCCCGCAGCCGCCGATCGAGTTCGGCGAGCCGCCCGAGCACCCGGTTCTGTCGCTCGTTCGCCGACGAGTACGAGTCTGCCGCGGAGCCGGTCCACTGCGCGGACGGCTGGGCGGACCGCACGGTGGACTCCAGCCTCCGCAACTGACCGCTCTTGTCGAATCCCGATCCATCGACCGGTGGCCCGTCGCCGAAGGTCGACCGAGCCTTCGACCAGATCACGTCGAACCCGTCGAGCACTCCCACCCAGGCGTCCCTCTATTCGCGACCTCTCACGTCCGCCTCAAGCCTATGGCCCGCGCGGGGAGGCTCGACGCACGAATTTCGACCAGACACCGACCCAGAACACAGCGACGCCCTCCCCGGCTCCGGGGAGGGCGTCGGTGTTCGAACGTCAGTGCGGCGAGACGCCGGCGCTCATCACGCGCACGGCGCTGATGAGCCCGTCGATCAGGTTGCCGTCCTTGAATGACGCGGCGGCGGCGGACACCCCCAGCGGGGCGGCCTCTTCGATGCCGCGGCCCTTGACGTCGGCGCCGTAGACCACCTCGATGGCGCGCTGGTTGGGCGACACCGCGAGCAGCACCGCGTTGTTGGGCGTCGGCACCTTCGCGAGGATCTCGCGGGCCGTCGCCGCGGTGTCCTCGCCGAGCCCGCCGATGTAGACGGCGAAGCGGGCCTTGGCCGCGCGCGAGCCGTACTGCAGCGCCTCGTCGAGGGCCACCAGGTCTTTGACGGGGAACGGGTACTGAACCGACAACTCGCCCGGTTCGGTGACCCCGGAGAGCCGGCCGCTGGAGGTTACCGCCCAGCCGAGCGGCAGGTTGGCCGGATCGACCGTCTTGACGTCACCACTTGCCACTTGCGCCGCCTCCAATCGTCAGCGAGTGCGAGCCGTGGCCGTGATCGGCCGGTTCCTCGGACGCCCACAGGATGGGTGCGTGCGTCCACGGCTCGGAGAGCTTGTAGGTCTCGGGGTGCGGGCCCTTGCGGTTCTTGCCGACGCCCCAGATCAGGCCGATCAACACCAGCGTTGTGACCAGTGGAACCAGGCCCATTAGCGAATGACTAAGTGCGGTGCTCACGGGCAAACCGTATACCAGCGCCCGGTCAGGCCGCTCCCTCGCCCAGGTATCGCACCCATGCCGGGTCGAGTTCCTTGACGGTCGACAGCAGCCGCCAGTGCTGGCCCTTCGGCGGCGTCGGGACCGTGCGCAGGGTCCAGCCCAGTTCGGCCAGCAACCGGTCGGCCTTGCGGTGGTTGCACGACGAGCAGGCCGCCACGCAGTTCTCCCAGGAGTGCTCACCGCCGCGACTGCGCGGCACCACGTGGTCGACGGTGTCGGCCTTGGAGCCGCAGTACGCGCAGCGGAACCGGTCACGGTGCATCAGTGCCGCCCGGGTCATCGGGACGCGGGCCCGGTACGGCACCCGCACGTAGGTGCGCAGCCGGATCACCGACGGGACGACGATCGAGTGGGTGGCCGAGTGGATCACCGGGCCGTTCGGGTCATCGTGGACGACGTCGGCTTTTCCGCATAAAAGCATGATGACCGCCCTGCGCATCGTCAGAGCGGTCAACGGTTCGTAGGTCGAGTTCAGCAGGAGGACGCGGCGGCGTCCCCATATCGAGGCGTCCCCGCCGCCGGGCGGGTGGGTCTCGACACTGTGCAGGACGCGGGACGACCCCGGCGGTGCCGCGGTCGTGACAGGGCGGCTCCGGTGGCCGGCCCTCGTGGACTGGCCTTTCTTTCGATGCGCCATACGTCCTCCGAGGAGACAGTTCACCACGGATCGGTGTTCATCGCACGACAATTCTGCGCGTGTTCGCAGGTCAGTCCGGCGAACTTCCGGTGTCGCGACCGGCTGACCTGGCGAATCCCGCGGCAAGGGACAATGGGGAGCGTGACGCAGCCGCAGGGATCGTTCTACGACGAGGTCGGAGGCCACGAGACGTTCCGCAGGATCGTGGCGCGGTTCTACGAGTTGGTCGCCGAGGACGAGATCCTGCGCCCGCTGTACCCCGAGGAGGATCTGGGCCCGGCCGAAGAGCGGCTGAGGATGTTCCTCGAGCAGTACTGGGGCGGACCGCGCACCTACTCCGATCAGCGTGGGCATCCGCGGCTGCGGATGCGGCACATGCCGTTCCGGATCGGGTTCCTCGAGCGCGACGCCTGGCTGCGGTGCATGCACACCGCGGTGGCGTCGATCGACGCGCAGACGCTCGACGACGCCCACCGCAGGGTGCTGCTGGACTACCTGGAGATGGCGGCCGACTCGATGGTCAACTCGGCGTTCTAGTCGTCGTCACTGGCTGCCGGAGCCACCCTGGCCGCCGGAGCTGCCGTCCTGACCGCCGGCGCCGCCCGGCTTGCCGCCGTCGCCACCCCGGCCACCGACGGGGGCGCTGCCGCTGGCGCTCGAGGTCGCGTCGCCGCCGTCGCCCCCGGTGCCGCCGCGGATCAGGCCGTCACCCCCGCGCCCGCCGTCGCCTCCGACGACCGGTCCGGCGCCGGCGGGATAGCTCTTCTCCGCCGCACCGCCGGGGCCGCCGTCACCGCCTACCGCTCCCGCGCCCCCGGCTCCACCATGGCCACCGCGCGCGGATCCGATGTACGTGATGGCATCGCCGCCGCGGCCGCCCCTGCCGCCTCTGCCGAGCACCGCGCGGCCCCCCGCCCCACCGGCCCCGCCTTCGAGGACGTCTTCCGAACTCGCTTGAGAACCATTCGTCCAGACCTGCCTGGCGCTGCCGCCGGACCCACCGGCGCCGCCG from Mycolicibacterium phlei harbors:
- a CDS encoding DUF5130 domain-containing protein; this encodes MASGDVKTVDPANLPLGWAVTSSGRLSGVTEPGELSVQYPFPVKDLVALDEALQYGSRAAKARFAVYIGGLGEDTAATAREILAKVPTPNNAVLLAVSPNQRAIEVVYGADVKGRGIEEAAPLGVSAAAASFKDGNLIDGLISAVRVMSAGVSPH
- a CDS encoding HNH endonuclease encodes the protein MAHRKKGQSTRAGHRSRPVTTAAPPGSSRVLHSVETHPPGGGDASIWGRRRVLLLNSTYEPLTALTMRRAVIMLLCGKADVVHDDPNGPVIHSATHSIVVPSVIRLRTYVRVPYRARVPMTRAALMHRDRFRCAYCGSKADTVDHVVPRSRGGEHSWENCVAACSSCNHRKADRLLAELGWTLRTVPTPPKGQHWRLLSTVKELDPAWVRYLGEGAA
- a CDS encoding globin, which codes for MGSVTQPQGSFYDEVGGHETFRRIVARFYELVAEDEILRPLYPEEDLGPAEERLRMFLEQYWGGPRTYSDQRGHPRLRMRHMPFRIGFLERDAWLRCMHTAVASIDAQTLDDAHRRVLLDYLEMAADSMVNSAF
- the ctaJ gene encoding aa3-type cytochrome oxidase subunit CtaJ, coding for MGLVPLVTTLVLIGLIWGVGKNRKGPHPETYKLSEPWTHAPILWASEEPADHGHGSHSLTIGGGASGKW
- a CDS encoding EspA/EspE family type VII secretion system effector; the encoded protein is MGVLDGFDVIWSKARSTFGDGPPVDGSGFDKSGQLRRLESTVRSAQPSAQWTGSAADSYSSANERQNRVLGRLAELDRRLRAEVDRSAQVVIAGRQNLDAIRQWVHDTAASVPPGANRERVLLSVVSRGATELSEVIQRSDSDMRSIAGRINGIKDEYQFLGAGFGGFPQGAGDHEGTQEEEPSRAEGDEPWRYPFDPPPPNDSAPGGGRWVLGQAYPPGPDGGPPVGVAPPKPWHRDIEPPVVGGTSGLQEIAPPPANGWGVQPAWTMQEAYRFRVTGEGFNGDPSHVRWVEQNGKWYQATWVDYDLERERVTALVPHNDGGGYPTLHWGQNKWEPIDIKDIYQIQARNPRLPLYIPNPFGGQHHIPVPSRDHPVIVSGG